The Nitrospira sp. sequence CAAAGGCAGACCCATATCACCGACGAACCAACAGGAACCGCGGCTGTCAAGCCGCGGTCCTATGCTTCACCACATGGCGTTCGCACCTGTCTATAGATTGATGTAAAAATTCAATAAGATGGCGTGATTCATCTGGTTTGCGAGATTGGGAATCGACCTGCTATTGAGAAGCTGATTTTGGTACCCAACGTCCATATTGAAATGTTTCCCAAACGTCCGGTTGAGGCCCACAAAGAACCGGTTCTGGTCGAATCCAGACGCTGGTCCTTTTCCTTGAATCGTACCGACCGTGTTGAGGTTGACAAAGATTTCATCGTAAGTCACTAGCGCCCATTTCGGAGCTACGGGCAAGGGATACATTCCCCGCACCATCATACGGAACCGCAGCGCAGTACCGTCTGCATGTTCGATCCAACGTTCCTCAAGGCGAAAACGGCTCAGAATCTTGAACGAGTCGAATTTGCTCGTGTAATTGATCTGTTGATAGATCCGGTTTTCTTCGAAGAAGGACGATTGAGGTGGTGTATGCCTCTGATTAAAGTTGCCGACCCAGGCATACCCTTGCCAGATGGAGACATTTTCCGTCAGTTGATAGCCCAGGGCGGGGCGGAGGAGCAACTGATCGATCTTGCCGGAATCGTCCAGATCGGCGAAGCGCGGGTTGACTTCCATGTAGGCGATGAAAGACGAGGGAAGCTTCACGGTAAGGAAAGTCGGTGTCCACAGGCGAAGGTCCTGGTTGAATGTTGAAGGCGTCTGGGCAAAGGATTCCGCGCTCAAAAGTAGACTCCAGGCGAAAACCGAGACCTTGATGATGTCCGTGAACTTACGTGTTCGGTGATGTGGGGCCTGATACATGATGTCTCCTAAGCTGGTTCTTCCTGGGTACTTGAGATCACATGGCTAGCGAAGCGACGCTCTCTCCATCAGGGTATTGCCGAGCTCATGATGATGGTATGTGGACGCTGCGGCTCAAGCCCGAGCGTTACTCGGCAACGTCTTGTACCCTTTTCAGCAAGAGAAACGCCAGTCAAAAATCGAGAAAGTTCGTCAAGCGCGGTAGATTGCCGGTTGCGAGATTGCGCGAGCGATCGCTCGTTTCGCATCCATTATGATCCAGGAACACGGGACTGAGATCCATGCCATTTCCTCGCGTGGCGCGAGACAGCAGGGCTCGGAGCGATGCTGCTTGGGTTTTGCTGATTTAAGAAGCGGAAAGGAACTGGGGATGCGGCATCGGCATGAAGTAGGAGTCAAAACGACTGTGAAAGCCTTCGTAGAGCTTTGAACTACAGCGTCCGCTCGGAGTGTGAAGTCGGTGTGCTTTCCGTTAAGCCGACAGGCGTGGTCCTTTCTTCAGTCTGTCTATGGCGGTCTATCTCCATTCGTAGCTCTTGTGTCATTTCCTCCGTTTTTCTCCATGCCCACCGCCAAGTTTGTGCAAACCCGACCATCGCGAAACTGACGGTCAAGTAAACGGCAACGCCGGCTTGATCTTCCAGGTCTCCAAGGCTAAGTGTATACCGCGGGTGAATGAAAACCCAATTGGCAAGCAACCCACCTAAGGCAAACGCCACCAAAGAAGGGCCTATCCCGCCATACCACGTGGTAACCGCAATGGCGATGAGGAATGCAGCATAGGCAAGTCTATCGTCGCCAAGGTAAGAATCAAGGGACCAGCGCAGGAGGAAGGCGAGGAGTGTAGTCCCGAAAGCTAGACCATACTGTTTACTCAATTGTGAGCCGGTTGGGATCCATCCCCTGTCTTCCCGACGCGGCGGGTGTTCTGGATCTATACCTATCATGTCTGCCGTAGCCTTGGGTAACAATGCCCTCCCAAGAGCGCGTCCCATTCCTTCGTTCTCCACTTTGTCTTCGGTCTGGGAGGGCATCGCGCCCTTTGGGAAATCCCCTCGATTAACCGGAGAGGTAGGACACTATAAGGAACACACAGTGAATCATACGACAACATCACGGCCAATGGAAGCCGACGAGTTGAGTCCTCGAAAACCTTACCGAGTGAGCGTCTAATGCGCCATCGATCTTCCGTACGCTCCGGTCGGGATCTTCGGGCGTCATGGAGACGCATCCTGGCGGCTGGTCAGGGCAGGGCGGAAGCACTGCATGGCGCGGTCATGTGTTCAAGGCGAGGATATTCTTTGTAACTCGGTGAGGTCGGGGAAGCTTCACCTTGGTGAGTCCGTGAGCTTTTTCAAACGCCGGTCCAACGAAAATCGGGTGAGGCCAAGCTGCTTAGCGGCCAAGCTCTTGTTGTAGTCCGCCAGTCGTAGGACTTCTTCGATGATGGATTCTTCGATTCGCTCCAGAGTGTGCTTTCCGACTTGCATCTCAATGCGAATCAGATGTTCAGAGCCTTGGGAAACCGACATGGTGGTTTGCCCGACATGTTCATGGAGTTCCCGCGGTAGATAATTAGCGGTCAATGTTTGGCCCGAACAGAAAATCATCGCTCGTTCGAGGGTGTTTTCCAGCTCCCGAATATTCCCCGGATATTGATATCGCTCGAGCATTTCGCGAGTTTCTGCGTCCATTTCAGGGACTGGTTTCCCGAATTCCTGCGCAAACCGCACGATCGTCTTCCGGCAGAGGGGAAGAATATCTTCGAATCTCTTGCGAAGGGGAGGAATCTCAAATGCTACGACATTGAGACGAAAATAGAGATCTTCTCGAAAGGCTCCTCGTTCCACCTCCTTCTTGATTTCCCGATTCGTCGCCGTGATGAGGCGAAAATCCACCCCGAGATCGTCGGTTCCCCCGAGCCGCCTGAATGAGCGCTCCTGAATCACGCGCAGTAACTTGGCCTGCGTCGAAAGATCGAGATCACCAATCTCATCAAGAAACAGCGTGCCGCCTTCCGCCTTTTCGAGCAGACCGAGCTTGCGTTGATTGGCGCCGGTAAAGGCTCCTCGCTCATACCCGAATAATTCGCTCTCAAAGAGATCCTTGGGAATCGCGGTGCAGTTGACCCCCACAAATGGCCCAGACGCCCTTGGGCCATTATGATGGATAACCCGTGCGAGGAATTCTTTCCCTGTTCCGGTTTCTCCCAGCAGCATCACCGTAGGTTTTGGATTCTCCGCCACTTCCCGTACTTGTTCGAGCAATTGTTTCATCACGCGGCTGTGCGCTTCGACGTTGCTCAAATGGTACTGGTTGGTTTGTCCACTTACTTCCGATTCCAGACGGCGGCGGAGCTTCAGGACCTCGATCGCACGGGAGACAACGGCTTCGACTCCCTCAAGATCGACCGTTTTGACCAGGAAATCGTACGCCCCCAATTTCATGGCTTCCACCGCGTCGTGTACCGTCCCATACGCGGTCAGCATGATGACGATGGCGGAGGGAGCCAGTTGACGCACGTGTTTGAGCGCATCAAGGCCGCTGATGCCGGGCATTTTCAGATCGAGCAGCACAAGTTCGGGAAGCTTGTGCTCAAGCTCTTGCAACAACACCTCACCGGATTCATATCCGGTGGCGAAATGTCCCAGTCTGATCAGCCTCCTGACGATGGCCGTTCGAATAACTTGTTCGTCGTCGACCACAAAAACAACTGTGTGCATGGATCAATGCCTTTCCAGTGCAGTTTCTTGTTCCAACGGCAACCAGATGCCGACAATGGTGCCCTTTCCAACTTCGCTCGTCACGTAGATGTCCCCCTCGTGGCTTTCGACGATATTCTGACAGATAGCCAAGCCTAATCCGGTCCCATGCTTTTTCCCGGACGTCACGAACGGTTGAAACACATTCGGGAGCAGTTCCGGCGAAATGCCGACACCGTCGTCTTTGACTTGAATCACCAAACCGGGCCTCTCCTCTCTGAACAATTCATGTCCCGTGATCTCGATAGGAGCGCCAGCCTTCGGTGTGGCATCAATTGCGTTGTCTATAATATTCAACAGCACTTGTCTCAGAAGGTCTCGATCGGCGGTGAACTCGCTGATCATGGGTGAAATACTGATTTTGATCGTGAGGTGCTTATCCTCCAACCGGGACTTCAACAATTTGGACACCTCACCGGCGAGCCGGTTGAGATCGATTCGTGTGGGCGCAAGTCGTCGTGGCCGCGCATAGTCCACGATCTGATTAACGATTCGATCCAACCGCCGAGTCTCCGATAAGATCACTTCGACCTCTTTGCTCTTTGGATCACCGGATTCGAAGTCGTCCAACAGGACCTTTGCCGTCGAACCGATGCCCACCAGCGGATTTCTGAGCTCATGAGCGATGCCCGCCGCAACTTGTCCCAACGTCGCCAACTTTTCTGCCCGCCTTAACCGTAATTGCAGATTGTCCAAGGTGGTAATGTCGATATTAAATCCCACATAGACCACATCGGGACTCTCTAAATCCATGATCGGCACACGTTGACTTAAGACCGTCCGGATACTGCCGTCATCATGGAGTAATCGGAAAATCAGTTCGCAGGGCCGGCCTGCAGCAACGGCTTCTGAAAATGTCGTGAGCACACGGTCACGATCTTCAGGATGCACCCGTTGCCGGAATGTTTCGGGATCAACATCCGATTCGGGATCCAGTCCCGCCAACTGCTGATTGTACCGATTGCTGAACGTGACCCTTACTCCTTTCGTCATAAAGATACCGAGTGGCGCGTGATCCACGAGACCTCGATATTTCGCCTCGGAAGCCGACAAGTGCGCATTCAACCTCTTGAGGGTCGCTTCGGACTGCTGGACTTCTTCGAGATCTTTACGGATCTGCAGGCTCATTTTTTTCATCACGGCGGTCAGCACCCCGATTTCATCTTTCCGGTCAAGGACCGGAATGGAGGGAATCGCCTGACCGGCCGTCGAACCTACGACCTTAGACAAGGCGGTGACCGGAGTTGCAATTGAACGCGCAATGAGTGCCAACGCGAAGATGACGAGGCAGAGGGTCACCAACCCGCCTCCAAGAATAAGGAAGCGTGTCCACGCTCGATCGTAGCTCAGTCGCGATAGCTCCAGTTGCTGCATGCGATCTTGCTCCCGATCAAACCATGCCATCCATTTCCGAACCTCAACCATGATCTCCCGACTTCGTCCATCTCGAACATACTTGACGGCATCGGACCGATTTCCCAGCTGGATGGCTTGGAGCAGTGCTTCTTTCTCCAAAAATGACTTCTCCACCAGGGCGCGAATGTCTTCGAATTGTTCATGTTGCTGGGGGTGTTGGGTTTCCAGTTGCCGGTCCATTTCCAGGACGTTTTTTCGCCCCTCCTGAAACCGCGCCAGATATCGGTTGTTCTCAGAGATGACATAGCCCAGAAATGCCGTTTCCAAATCAGCGACCGAGCGCATGTATTGGGCCGCCGTCTTTTGAAGAACATAGAGACGTGTCAGGCGTTCTTCATCCTGTATAAAATTCTGGACATCCAGATAGGTCATCACGCTGAAGATCATGAGAGAGATGAAGGGAATGGTTGGAATGAGAAGGAGCTTGGGAAGGATCGGGAGATCATCCAAGAACTTCTGAGGAAAGCGTTCCTGCATAAACACTCCGATGGAATCCGGGCGGTGCCACCCACCGTACATGCCGACACACCCGGGTCAGCTGATCCAACCTCAAGAACTCAATGCGCGCCGGGGAGGTCACTGCTGGTCAAGGTCTTGCCCATGCACAACATCATGGCCCGTTCGATGATGTTTTGAAGTTCGCGCACATTGCCCGGGAACGAGTAGTGTTGAAGCGTGGCGACGGCTTTGGGATCGATATCGGTCACCTCTTTCCCAAACTCCAACCCATACTTCATCATGAACAGCTTGGCGAGGGGTATGATATCCTCGGTACGGCTCCTGATCGGCGGCACGACGAACTGCATCGCGTTCAGACGAAAGAAGAGATCCTCTCGAAACCGTCCACCCGAGACTTCCTCCTTCAGATCCCGGTAGGAGGACGCGATCACGCGGAAGTCTCCGGAAATATCGTCAATTCCACCCAGACGGCGAAACATTCGATCCTGCACGATTCCCACCAGTTTTCCCTGCATCACGAGATCGAGATCGCCGATCTCATCGAGAA is a genomic window containing:
- a CDS encoding CHASE3 domain-containing protein; its protein translation is MQERFPQKFLDDLPILPKLLLIPTIPFISLMIFSVMTYLDVQNFIQDEERLTRLYVLQKTAAQYMRSVADLETAFLGYVISENNRYLARFQEGRKNVLEMDRQLETQHPQQHEQFEDIRALVEKSFLEKEALLQAIQLGNRSDAVKYVRDGRSREIMVEVRKWMAWFDREQDRMQQLELSRLSYDRAWTRFLILGGGLVTLCLVIFALALIARSIATPVTALSKVVGSTAGQAIPSIPVLDRKDEIGVLTAVMKKMSLQIRKDLEEVQQSEATLKRLNAHLSASEAKYRGLVDHAPLGIFMTKGVRVTFSNRYNQQLAGLDPESDVDPETFRQRVHPEDRDRVLTTFSEAVAAGRPCELIFRLLHDDGSIRTVLSQRVPIMDLESPDVVYVGFNIDITTLDNLQLRLRRAEKLATLGQVAAGIAHELRNPLVGIGSTAKVLLDDFESGDPKSKEVEVILSETRRLDRIVNQIVDYARPRRLAPTRIDLNRLAGEVSKLLKSRLEDKHLTIKISISPMISEFTADRDLLRQVLLNIIDNAIDATPKAGAPIEITGHELFREERPGLVIQVKDDGVGISPELLPNVFQPFVTSGKKHGTGLGLAICQNIVESHEGDIYVTSEVGKGTIVGIWLPLEQETALERH
- a CDS encoding DUF2490 domain-containing protein, whose amino-acid sequence is MYQAPHHRTRKFTDIIKVSVFAWSLLLSAESFAQTPSTFNQDLRLWTPTFLTVKLPSSFIAYMEVNPRFADLDDSGKIDQLLLRPALGYQLTENVSIWQGYAWVGNFNQRHTPPQSSFFEENRIYQQINYTSKFDSFKILSRFRLEERWIEHADGTALRFRMMVRGMYPLPVAPKWALVTYDEIFVNLNTVGTIQGKGPASGFDQNRFFVGLNRTFGKHFNMDVGYQNQLLNSRSIPNLANQMNHAILLNFYINL
- a CDS encoding DUF4118 domain-containing protein, producing the protein MPSQTEDKVENEGMGRALGRALLPKATADMIGIDPEHPPRREDRGWIPTGSQLSKQYGLAFGTTLLAFLLRWSLDSYLGDDRLAYAAFLIAIAVTTWYGGIGPSLVAFALGGLLANWVFIHPRYTLSLGDLEDQAGVAVYLTVSFAMVGFAQTWRWAWRKTEEMTQELRMEIDRHRQTEERTTPVGLTESTPTSHSERTL
- a CDS encoding sigma-54-dependent Fis family transcriptional regulator, with translation MHTVVFVVDDEQVIRTAIVRRLIRLGHFATGYESGEVLLQELEHKLPELVLLDLKMPGISGLDALKHVRQLAPSAIVIMLTAYGTVHDAVEAMKLGAYDFLVKTVDLEGVEAVVSRAIEVLKLRRRLESEVSGQTNQYHLSNVEAHSRVMKQLLEQVREVAENPKPTVMLLGETGTGKEFLARVIHHNGPRASGPFVGVNCTAIPKDLFESELFGYERGAFTGANQRKLGLLEKAEGGTLFLDEIGDLDLSTQAKLLRVIQERSFRRLGGTDDLGVDFRLITATNREIKKEVERGAFREDLYFRLNVVAFEIPPLRKRFEDILPLCRKTIVRFAQEFGKPVPEMDAETREMLERYQYPGNIRELENTLERAMIFCSGQTLTANYLPRELHEHVGQTTMSVSQGSEHLIRIEMQVGKHTLERIEESIIEEVLRLADYNKSLAAKQLGLTRFSLDRRLKKLTDSPR